The Solanum dulcamara chromosome 2, daSolDulc1.2, whole genome shotgun sequence region TAATTAATAGTGGAAGTATATTAGATATCCTTAAAGTGATACATGAGGTGAATCCAGAATAGGCTGAGACAATTTAGTTCATATTTGAATTGATGTTAGAGCATTGAAAAAATCTTTTCCTAATACAAAAGGATCCAAATGACACACTTTTGATGTATCAGTTATTGTATTCACGATAAACACGAAATATCCAAGTGCAGAACGATTTCAGTAACACAGCCAAAATAACAGAATTGGAGCAACATAAGtaattaaaaatgtattttcCTTACGCGTTCATTAATCAATTCCTTGTAGTTTTCCTTAATTAGGCGTAAGACTTGAAGTCCAGTCCAAGCGACAGCGATACAACAACGGGCCCATATATAAGTAtcatctttctctctctaatttAAAATAGACTTTGAAGATTATTATATTTCGCTCCGTTTATCATCTGGATTCTTTTACTCATAATTTTTTCAAGTGAAAACTTGAAGTTATTAAAACGCATTCTTTTAAACCTTTTTTATCAAGAGTATTTTTGAATCGCGCTGATGTGGATAACACATCACTATCCACATCAGAAAAAAATTGCCACATGGATAAAAATTGTGACatcatttttatcattataaatattattttctaaaataaaaaataatttcaaattcaTCTCCAAAATTAATCTTTTGAAAATGATTCACCAGAAAAAAAATCTCACCGGCCACTTTATTCAAAGTTAGTCACCGCCGACAAATTGTTTGGTTGAAATTGAATTAGAGTAAAAGtgtattttccttttctttcttgatttttttaattaactagaataaatcttaattttttccaattttttatttttttatctcttctaaaccttttcatctatttgctatttaaattttgttttctctcttctttgtttctttttcctttttttttctctaataaATCTTTTGTGTTAGAagtgaaaaatagaaaaataagtaGATGATAAAAAGAGGATAGAGAATGATAAGAACCGAAGAAGAAGTGAGGGAGGGAGGAGGGTGGGCGGAAATAGTCACGGCAGCtacaagaaagaagaagaggaaaagtaAATGGGAATGAGAAGATTGGaaagttttctcttttttttataaatgttatatttttctttttaattttaatattttttaattaaaattttatcttcacttattttttaaacaCATGTAATCAcgtatttcatttgattcagtAAATAAATGTGACATAAAATTTgtcaataatcaaaatacttgaCAAAATCACGAATAAAAGGATTTAGGTGATAAAGAGAGACAAGTACTCCGCCATTTATTTTTGTAAGCTTCTTTCTCAcgtttgtttttctttttaagtgTTCACAAAATCTAAGTGTTTCTTCAACAAAACTTCTCCGGCATAATCATTTTCACCACTCTCTAGGTACGTTTTTTTTCTCGTTTTTGAATATAGAAAATGTTTGCGTGACTTTGATTTCAACTGTATGATTGTTCAAATTTTTTGACTGGAATTTTTCTTTGTTACTGTTGATTTTGCTGCTTACTTTTCAATTTTGAGCAGTTTGATCTGTACATTTCGGGAATACACTCGAATTACGCTTCGTTTTTCTCGGTTTCACAGTTTTAATGCTTTGAAGTTTGGATTTAAGTGtgatttttcaagttttgtgcttaatttcttccaacaaAGTTCTCTTCGGTGTAATCATTCTCAGTACACTGTAGGTACGATTTTTGTTTTTCTCAGATTTGATAGTAGAAAATGTTTCCGCGGACTTTGATTTTGGCAGTGTGAttgtttaaattttgaatgGAAACTGTGGATTTTGCTGCGTACTTTTCAGGTCGATCTGTAAATTTCGGGAATATTCTCGAACTTACGCTTCGTTTTTCTCGGTTTTCCTAGTTGAAGTGTTTTTAAGTTGGATTTAAGTGTGGTTTTTCAGAAAACTGTTcgtaattttttcaatttgtttgggtttgcTGCTTATTTTTTCAGTTTCAAGCTCTTCGATCTGTGCATTTCGGAAATTACTTAACTTCTCCTGCATAATTGTATGCTTTGTTTTTTACATCGCTATTGGAATTAGAAAGTGTCGGttagtttttttaaaacagTTTCGAGTTTTAATCGGATGTTTTTTCTGTTTAGCTTTCAGGTTTAAGCTGTTCGATTTGTGCCTTGTGCTTCATATTGGAGGAACCGCAGCACTTTATGATTAATTGCTCGACTAGTGTGAATTTGCAGACCGCAATGGCATCTCCGGAGGCTGGAGAAGTGAAGTAGGGTTTTCTAGTGGAATATAGAGGAAATGTACTTGTGTGAAAACTCTGAGTATGATTAAGtaagttttccttttgttttttcCCAAGTTTTTCCATTTTTGATTGTCTTTACGTTAGGTATTTGAactgtttcttttttctttggtgTTGTGTTTGAAATTGAGATTGAGATCTGCAGTTGAAAACTGGTGGAAACTGGCAGTTGAGTACTGATGGTTCTCGCTCATCGTGCCGATCTAAGTTGGTTTTGTCTATTGTGTTAATTGTTTATTCTGTAACTTCAGGTGCTGGCTTCAGTGGCACATCTTTGTTTAAAATTCTAATATATTGAAGAGTAAACAGAATTTAATATAGCATTTGAGTGGCTAAAATATTGGAAATAgtttatgattatttattttctcagaAGACAGGGGAAGAATCTAGTATCATATTTTTATTAGCACCTACTTATTATCTATCAAAATTTCCACTCTGTTATCTGTAATTTTTACTTTGGATGTTTATTTTAGAGCATTTTCGGCTCTTCATATGCTCTAGATAAAGTTTGAtgctatttcttttcttttcttgatagCCTTCAATGTTACTTTCCATTTCTTTCCACTGGTACATGATCCTGTTAATAAAAGTTAACTACGCTCAGAAAGGGAACCAGAAATTCATTAGGATGGTCAAATGGCAGGcttatatatgtttagtcaTTTAATGTGAGAGcctctttttttcctttatcttCAATCTAAGAATATCAGGCAGAAAAGATAATATTATCACCTTCGTATAACAAAATAGGACAGTTATGATTCATTTGTGTTTATATATATTCTTCAAATCTTTTCTCTTGACTTGGCCGGCCTTAGTGTGTTTGATAGACTTCTTTGTTATTCTTGTCTTTGCTATTAAAGTACTACTGAAACTTCTCTAAgttgttagaataggaatagatatatacaatcctacttagaataggaataggaataagaATAGAAATAGTATCCTAGttggtaaaggattgtattgtaatgtctataaatagggtctctgtgtaataatatagatacacaatttataaatatttttctcctatatttctcacatggtatcagagcctctacAATTTTAGTAGAGAATTAAAGAGCTTCCGCTGCTGGCGGGCGGCTATTACTCATATATGCCACCCGTCTGGCCAATGAGTATATTAGCAAAAGTCTGGGTCACCGTATATCTTTTCGGTGATTATTTTCTCATATCTAATTTGCGCAGCACCGTGCATCTTTCTGATgactattttttcatatttaatttgcgtAGTACCGTGCATTTTTTtggactactttctcatatctatttgtgtagcaccgtgcatcattccggtgactactttctcatatctgatTGTGTACCACTGTAccatcttttcggtgactactttttcatattctaCTTGCGTAGCACCGTGCCATTTTTCTggtgactactttcttattTGTGTTGGGTCGTGCCATCATTCTGACTCTAACCAAATAATTTCTATTTTCCAGTAGGGTCGTGCCATTATTCCGACCCTACTCATATCATTCTCTTTCTTAGTAGGGTCATGCCATCTTTCCCACCATActcatataattttatttctcagaTTGTGACTATTTTCAATCATCAAATCTAATAATCCAGCGCATGAGCATGTTCCAGCCAGTTTTACAGTGACTTTCTTGTTTAAGATCTACTCATCTATTGATTCCAAGAcgattcatatatttttttatcagaTTTTGAGCACTTTCCGGCAACTGCTGCATTGTGGAAAAAAAACCTAGATGGAGTAACCACCTAGTTTTGTTGCTCAGGAGGAGTCTGGTAGCCTTGTATGTCGATTGTGTAAGTCACgctatggtctgaaacaatcttCTCAGTCTCCTCCTTTGGGAATCTGCCCTTGTCATTGGTGATGGTGATCTTGAAGACCTGCTCTTTCTTGGTTGGGATAGTGGTATTTCTGGGGATCAACAGAGTCATGACATCACCAGCAGTTTTAAGTCCAAGGGAAAGAGGTGTAACATCCAACAACAACAGGTCTTGCACCTTCTCATTACCTTCACCACTCAAAATTGCAGCTTGTACAACAACACCATAAGCAACAGCTTCATCAGGGTTGATGCTCTTGCAGAGCTCCTTCCCATTGAAAAAGTCTTGCAGTAGCTGCTGAACCTTGGGAATCCTGGTGGAGCCACCAACAAGTACAACATCATGGATAGAGGTCTTGTCCATCTTAGCATCTCTCAAACACTTCTCAACTGGTTCCATACACTTCCTGAACAAATCCATGTTAAGCTCTTCAAATATAGCATGGTAATGGTGGAATAGAAATCAATACCCTCATAGAGAGAATCAATCTCAACTGTGGCCTGAGCAGTGGATGAAAGGGTCCTCgtattaattacatttgtaacaagttaggtacatatgacttgtatgcactagcttgagggggagtgttagaatatGAACAgatatatacaatcctacttagaataggaataggaataagaatagaaatagtatcctacttggtaaaggattgtattgtagtgtctataaatagggtctctgtgtaataatgtagatacacaattcaaaaatatttttctcctatatttctcacatgtaTAAACTGCAGACACTGCTTCTTGGCTGCTGCCCTTACTATTTCAATATAATGCTTGGAACATACTCTTCTGCATTCAAGTTGTCATCTTTCCctttatcaaaaaagaaagtTGGCATCCTTTATATACCAATCTCTCTGTTCAATCTATTAGCCACTGACAGGGGACTTGTATTAAATCATAAGTCCTTTAAGTGTTCAATTCATTCTTGGAAAACTATATCTGTTGATGTTCAAGAACATGCCTCCAAATTGATCATCAGCCAAGCAGTCAACTAGGTTTTATGTTTTCTTAGGCAGTGGACATGAATCTCCAATCTCATATTAGGCCTtttttcatctcacctaccatcgGTATTTGGCCTCCAAAACGGGGAACGATGTAATAGTGTGTGCCTTATTTGGTGTTCTGAGGAAACAAGCAACATTTCTTTTTGGCTTTTGCACTCTACTAATAACCTAAACTGATTTAACACTGGAGTCTGGACTCACATGATTAAGATTTGGCGCTTCAAGTTGGTTGTGCTTCTTTTCTCCACATTAGCATATGTACATAATGAGATAAGTTATTAAATTGTTAGCATCTGTTGCAGGTGCTACTGTTCTGTTGACTCTTGGGGCTCGTCTAGTCTGACATTCGTTGACTTAAGTGCTAAATGATTTTATAGTTCTATTGAGAATAGAAATGAAGAAATGGTACGGTGGTGTTTTAACTACATCCCTGCTGATGTTTTTGGTTCTGGGATACTGTGTGATGAGGAAACCTGTCAAGGAAAGCTATGTTACAAGTTCTCTCTACTTCAATACGACAAATCCTCTTGAATGGATAAATGCTATGGCTCCACCTGCAGCTCACCATCCAGAAAAAATTACTCAAGTAATATCTGCTGAAATTGTAGTCTCTGATCTCTTTATCAAGAGGAACCTGTCAGCTCTGGAGCAACAATCTTTGTCTACGTGGTATCAATTGAAAAGGTTAGCTACTCATGATCTAGTCTTACCTAATGCTATAGAGGCAGTTAAGGAAGCCACTGTTGCATGGAACAGCCTCATGAGTGCAGTAGAGAGGGAAAAACTTGATACAAATGATAGTTCAATTAAGGCAGGGAAACAGAAACAATGTCCTCATTTTCTTCGCAAAACCAATGCTACAGAACTTGATGCTAGTGGCTTGAAGTTGCGGCTTCCTTGTGGTCTGACTCAGGGTTCTTCCATCACAATAATTGGCATTCCAAATGGTCTTCTTGGGAATTTTCGGATAGATTTGACTGGTGAACCACTACCAGGTGAACCAGACCCTCCTGTTATTCTGCACTATAATGTTAGGCTCCATGGTGATAAAATAACTGAGGATCCCGTAATCGTACAAAACACCTGGACTGTTGCACATGACTGGGGTGAAGAGGAGCGCTGTCCGTTACCATCGGATGAAAAGAGTAAGAAAGGTAGTAGTTTTTTTCCCTCTTCACGTAAGGAAGTTCATTCCTTAAAATAGAAGTTCAAACTTTGTAGCTCATTTTCCTGCCTTCTTTCAACTGACTTTTTATGCTCAAGAAGCAATTGCTACATCCTCCTGTGTGCTCAAGTAACTGCAATCAAAATGTTGGACATGCCATTTtggaaataaaaatatcatcctTGAAGACGACGTCACCTGTTGAGGTCTAGATCCTGCAAATGTGTGGAATTTTATTTGTGTGCTGTTGTTATACTAAACACTCTGAAGATGGTCTGTTCTCTTTAAATGCTTATATTTCTTGGAAAATTtgctattttaaatatataggatttcctattttctttccttatccaaaaaaaaaggatacctaattcccttttttttttagtcTGCCTGCCTATTACCATATTATGTTCTTTCATTGTCTCTTTCTTGTTAATATTGATAATAAAATTGTCTCCCTCTTGTTAACCAacttattgatttatttttctgTTGCTGCAAACCTTTTCTCCAATTTGTTAAAAGCTGATTGATCTTTTTCCTTGaatcaaaataatttctaaaattGCATCGTCTCCTTTGCACCTCTGTTTTCTCCGCTTGATGAGATTTCCCTTTTCTCTATTTGCCTCCTTTTATTATCTTTTTCAGCTTCAGTGATGTCCTCACTTGTTCACCCTGtgcttgttgcattatttctaACATTATTTACCTTTTCGTCAGTGGATGAATTGGATCAATGCAATGAGATGGTGGGCAATGTCATGTCCTCTCGGCATGTCATTGCAACACATAAATCTGGTATGGTTCAAGATGGggctaaatcaagaaaatattttccttttaagCAAGGATATCTCTCGGTTGCCACTCTGAGAGTAGGATCTGAAGGAATTCAGATGACAGTTGATGGAAGACACACAACATCTTTTGCTTTCCGTGAAGTAATCTTTTCccccatttttctttttctcctctCTGTTTCCTCAAAATTTTATCATGGATATTTCTGCATCATCATAATGGTTATCTATTTTACTGGAATCTTCTTTAATTTGGATGTATGTCTTATCAGACTTTGGAACCATGGCTCATAAGTGAAGTGAGGATATCGGGAgacataaaattaatttctGTTGTCGCAAGTGGTTTACCAACATCAGAGGATTCAGAGCATATAAACGACTTGGAAGCCTTAAAAGCAGCTCCTCTTCCTCCACGAAAAAGACTAGGTCTCTTTATTGGTGTGTTTTCTACTGCAAATAATTTTAAACGTAGAATGGCTGTCCGTAGAACGTGGATGCAGTATGATGCAGTGCGGTCTGGACAAGTTGCAGTGCGGTTTTTTGTTGGTTTGGTGAGTGATTCCCTTCTTTGTACTCCATTATGTGAAACTGCCATTGGTTTAAATGTAGTACAGTGTTCAATGACGATGCTTATTTGATCCTAATTACTGGATCTTGGGGCTTGGGTTTCAAGTGCCATAGTTCCATGTTCTGCCGCTCATTAGAAGTCacgtattattttaataactGAAACTTCATTTGACATGTTACTCTTTGTTATGCATCTGCTGTAGCATAAAAACCAAATGGTGAATGAAGAGCTCTGGAATGAGGCTCGGACATATAGAGACATCCAGCTGATGCCTTTTGTTGATTACTACAGTCTTATCGCTTGGAAGACCATTGCCATCTGTGTTTTTGGGGTAAAATCCTGTCTCTTCCCAACTCATGGAGTATCTTATGCACCTCTTGTTGACATCGTCTATTGGACAGACAGAGGTTGTTTCTGCAAAGTTTGTCATGAAGACAGATGATGATGCATTCATTCGAGTGGATGAAATCTTATCTTCTATGGAGAGACTTAATGTGACTCGTGGATTGCTATATGGCCTTATTAACACAGATTCCCATCCTCATAGGAGTCCGGACAGCAAGTGGTTTATCAGTCCAGAGGTGAATATCTTCATCATTTATGCCATATTTCATAACCGATTTCATCCCTTATCTATTTTAGTGGTCAGCATTGGGGAAAGGCCATCTGTAATAGTAACAACACAATTCTCACTAATTTGATCATGAAATGAAGTAAACATACTTCATCTCCAGTTTCATTTGTGTATTCAATCTAATGCTCTGTTGATGTATAGGAATGGCCTGAAGAAACTTACCCTCCTTGGGCACATGGACCGGGTTATGTCGTCTCCAGCGATATAGCAAAAACGATCAGCTCGAAACAGAGAAAAGGCCGCCTAAAGGTAAAGTGAACCATCGTCTCTCTACTTATTCAACTGTCATTTAAGTGAGTGAAGTTTACATGTGAAAATGTATCATTCAGTCACTCAGGTCCTGTATCTCCTATTTAACTCTATGTTACAAGTTCCTTGAAAATGCAGATGTTTAAGCTTGAAGATGTTGCGATGGGCATCTGGATTTcagaaatgaagaaaaaagggtTGGAAGTGAAGTATGAAAAAGAAGAGAGGATTTTTAATGAAGGTTGCCGGGATGGTTATGTTATTGCACATTACCAAAGCCCTAGAGAGATGCTGTGTCTTTGGCAAAAGATCCAAGAGAAAAAACGGGCTTTATGTTGTGGCGATTAACACAAAATACTTTTCTTCTGAGTTCTGAAGGCTCAGAAGTTCCTAAAACTACGATTTGACAAACTTTAAGCTGACTTGTTCCTAGTAGCTGACCGAGGACAT contains the following coding sequences:
- the LOC129880156 gene encoding beta-1,3-galactosyltransferase GALT1; this encodes MKKWYGGVLTTSLLMFLVLGYCVMRKPVKESYVTSSLYFNTTNPLEWINAMAPPAAHHPEKITQVISAEIVVSDLFIKRNLSALEQQSLSTWYQLKRLATHDLVLPNAIEAVKEATVAWNSLMSAVEREKLDTNDSSIKAGKQKQCPHFLRKTNATELDASGLKLRLPCGLTQGSSITIIGIPNGLLGNFRIDLTGEPLPGEPDPPVILHYNVRLHGDKITEDPVIVQNTWTVAHDWGEEERCPLPSDEKSKKVDELDQCNEMVGNVMSSRHVIATHKSGMVQDGAKSRKYFPFKQGYLSVATLRVGSEGIQMTVDGRHTTSFAFRETLEPWLISEVRISGDIKLISVVASGLPTSEDSEHINDLEALKAAPLPPRKRLGLFIGVFSTANNFKRRMAVRRTWMQYDAVRSGQVAVRFFVGLHKNQMVNEELWNEARTYRDIQLMPFVDYYSLIAWKTIAICVFGTEVVSAKFVMKTDDDAFIRVDEILSSMERLNVTRGLLYGLINTDSHPHRSPDSKWFISPEEWPEETYPPWAHGPGYVVSSDIAKTISSKQRKGRLKMFKLEDVAMGIWISEMKKKGLEVKYEKEERIFNEGCRDGYVIAHYQSPREMLCLWQKIQEKKRALCCGD